The window GCCGACGCCCGCGCCGCGTTCGCCGAGATCACCGATGTCCTGCGGATGGCGTCGGCCCGGCCGATCCGGCTGGCCGTCGAACCCGAGCCCGGCTGCGTGCTCGACACCGTCGCGGACGCCATCGGCTGGCTTGCCGGGCACGTCGACCCGGACCACGTCGGGATCTGCCTGGACACCTGCCACCTCGCGGTGTCCTTCGCCGACCCGGCGGAGACCGTCGCGTCGATCCACCGGGCCGGGCTGTCGGTGGTCAAAGTGCAGGCCTCGGCCGCACTGCACGTCGGCGAACCAGGCACCGACGAGGCCAGGACAGCCCTCGCGGCATTCGCCGAACCCCGCTACCTGCACCAGGTCCGTGAGAACACGCCCGCCGGCGTGCTCGCCGCCGACGACCTGCCCGACGCACTCGACACCCTGCCCGCCGCGCACCCGTGGCGGGTCCACTTCCACCTGCCGCTGCACGCGGCCCCGCCTGAACCGCTGACCGCCACCACCGGCGTCCTCCTTGCCGCCATGGCCGCCCTGCGGTCCACTGTGGAGGTGATGCCGCACGTCGAGGTCGAGACGTACACCTGGTCGGTCCTGCCCGGATTCGACCAGACGTCACTGTCCTCCGGCATCGCCGCGGAACTGCGCTGGGCGGCATCGAACCTCGGAGTCGCCGTATGAAGCCACTCGTCGTGATCGACGTCGTCGGGATGACGCCCCGGCTGCTGGCGCACATGCCAAACCTGGCCCGGGTCGGTTCCCGCGGCTGGCAGGCGGAACTGGGCACGGTGCTGCCCGCCGTCACCTGCAGCGTGCAGTCGACGCTGCTCACCGGGCGCACCCCCGCCGAAACCGGGATCGTCGGCAACGGCTGGTACTTCCGCGACCTCGGCGAGATCCACCTCTGGCGCCAGCACAACGCCTTGGTGGCGGGGGAGAAGGTGTGGGAGACCGCCCGACGCGCCCACCCGGGCTACACCGCCGCGAACGTCTGCTGGTGGTACGCCATGGGCGCCACCACCGACCTCACCGTCACCCCACGCCCGATCTACCACGCCGACGGCCGCAAATCGCCTGACTGCTACACCCGCCCACCCGAGCTGCACGACCGGCTCACCGGGTCGCTCGGCGCCTTCCCGCTGTTCCAGTACTGGGGACCGACCGCGTCGATCGGGTCGAGCCGCTGGATCGTCGGCGCGGCCCGGACGATCCTCGCCGAGGACCGGCCCGACCTGCTGCTCGTCTACGTCCCGCACCTCGACTACGACCTGCAGCGGTTCGGCCCGGACTCCCCACAGGCGATCACGGCCGCGCGCGACGTCGACGCGGCGATCGCCCCGCTGCTCGCCGACGCCGAAGCCGCGGGTGCCACGGTCGTCGCCCTGTCCGAGTACGGGATCACCGCCGCCCGCAAGCCGGTGGACATCAACCGTGCGCTGCGGGCCCAGGGTCTGCTGGAGGTGTACACGCAGGCGGGCATGGAGTACCTCGACCCGTGGACGTCACGGGCGTTCGCGGTCGCCGACCACCAGCTCGCGCACGTGTACGTGGCCGACCCGGCCGACGTCCCCCGGGTGCGGGCGATCCTGGGCGAACTGCCCGGCGTCGACACCCTGCTCGACCGCGCGGCCCAGGCGACTGTCGGGCTCGACCACCCGCGCTCCGGCGAACTCGTCGCCATCGCCGAGCCGGACGCCTGGTTCACCTACTACTACTGGAACGACGACAGCCGGGCACCGGACTTCGCCCGCGGCGTCGACATCCACCGCAAACCCGGCTACGACCCGGCCGAACTGTTCTTCGACCCCGCCGATCCCCTCGTCAAGGCCAAAGCCGGGCTGACGCTGGCGCGCAAGAAGGTCGGTTTGCGGTACACGATGAAGGCCGTGCCACTGGACCCGTCGTGCGTGCGCGGCACCCACGGCAGGCTTCCCGACCGGGCGGCGGACGGCCCGGTGCTGCTGTGCTCCGACCCGGCCGCGCCCGCCGCCGTCGAACGCGACGGCCGCATCGCCGCCACCGACGTCCGAGACCTGCTGCTGACCCTGCAGGGGCTACCCGTGAAGGAGTTCGTCCGATGAGCCGCCCGATCACCCTGTTCACCGGCCAGTGGGCCGACCTGCCCTTCGACGAGGTGTGCGCGCTCGCGGCGAAGTGGGGGTACGACGGCGTCGAGATCGCCTGCTCCGGCGATCACTTCGAGGTCGACCGCGCGGTCGGCGAGGACGGCTACGTCGAGGCGAAACTCGCCCAACTCGACCGCCACGGGCTCAAGGTGTTCGCCATCTCAAACCACCTCGTCGGCCAGGCGATCTGCGACGACCCGATCGACTTCCGCCACCAGGCCATCCTCCCCACCCGCATCTGGGGCGACGGCGAACCCGAGGGCGTCCGACAGCGCGCCGCCGCCGACATGGCCGACGCCGCGCGGGCCGCCGCGAAGCTCGGCGTGGACACCGTCGTCGGGTTCACCGGGTCGAAGATCTGGAAGTACGTCGCCATGTTCCCGCCGGTGCCCGAATCCGTGATCGAGGACGGCTACGCCGACTTCGCCCGCCGCTGGAACCCGATCCTGGACGTGTTCGACGAGGTGGGCGTCCGCTTCGCCCACGAGGTCCACCCCTCGGAGATCGCCTACGACTACTGGACCACCAAGCGCGCCATGGCCGCGGTCGGCAACCGCCCGGCGTTCGGCCTCAACTGGGACCCGTCGCACTTCGTCTGGCAGGACCTGGACCCGGTCGGCTTCATCCTCGACTTCGCCGACCGCATCTACCACGTCGACTGCAAGGACACCCGCAAGCGTTTCGACGGCCGCAACGGCAGGCTGGGCTCCCACCTGCCGTGGGGAAACCCCCGCCGAGGCTGGGACTTCGTCTCGACCGGGCACGGGGATGTGCCCTGGGAGGACTGCTTCCGGGCGCTCAACGCCATCGGCTACCGCGGCCCGATCTCGGTGGAGTGGGAGGACGCGGGCATGGACCGACTGCGGGGCGCCCAAGAGGCGGTCACGTTCGTGCGGAACCTGGTCTTCGACCCACCGACCGCGTCGTTTGACGCGGCGTTCAGCACCCAGACCGACGATTCGGACCGCTGAGCCACAGCCAGGCAACGGTGGCGCGGATGGCTTCAATGGTGTCGGAGCTGGTGGAGGCGTGCGGGGAGAGTCGTGGAGTTGTTCGCGCGAGTCGAACTGACACTGGACGCATTTTGAGTCGGCAACGCAGTCGAGCAGTGGGCGACGACGTGTGACAACGCACGACCAGAGACACCAAAATGGCCGTTTGGAGGCGGTGGCCAACAGCACTTCGCACCCAGATGCGCACCCGGCGGTGTCCAAGATGGACGGTTGGCCGTGCGCGCGAAGCAGCGCCAGAGTGACGCGATCAGCTAGATTCCTGACCCTTTGAAAGCTCCGAAAGTGACACAAAATATCGAGAATGAGTCTGCATCAAGTCTTCACGAGAGCGTGCGCCGAGTACCACAATTTCTATATTGCCGGTGCTGTCGCTATTCGCCTGTTCAGCTTCGAAACGCGCGGCCATGGCATCGCTTCGACGGGCGAAAGTGCTTTCTTTAACGAGTCGCCCCTCGGCTCGATTGTAGACGACAAGAGTATATTCCATGCGCACTAGTGTACCCCCGGCAGTTCGTTCTCGTTATGCAACTTTTCGACTATTTCGTCAATCTTACCATCGACGTAGTTGTTGATGTATTGCTGCACCTCTTCTGGCATTGGCAAACCATGCTGCGCTTCCAATTGGGCGGTTAATAGCCTCGCGACTTCAAGGACACGCTCACTGCGAACCGTTTCCCATACTTTTGTAAATAGCGGTTCATACTTGGCGCGGAGATCGGTAAGTGTGGTCACTGATCTGTTGATCTCAGCAATCGATCGCTCGATCATTTGCACATTTTCATCAATTTGTATCTCGGTTGGAAGACTCTCGTAAATCATCGGCAGTGTCTCGGCAAAACTAGGATTCTTGGCTAACGTCGATGCAAACTCGTGCGCAGCGATCTCGTCGGCCTGTCGCTGCACCACGTTGATGATGCTGGGAATCAGCTCAAGTGATGCCTCCGAGTCGCTCGTGACGTCCTGACCACCCCGCGTCTTTGCCAAAGTATCGATGATTGTCGTCCATCTCTCAGGTCGTTCGCCATATCTGATGCCGCGACCAACGATATCTGCAAGTTTTTCATAGAGATTTGCCCATTGATGCTGCAGCTTCGTCCTGATTTGTATTTCTACGGGAAGGTTGTTGTGGAATACGACCAGGTGAACGGCGCGATACCCTTGTAATGGCGTCACCCTGCGGTCGTATTCTTTGGGCTTCTTGTTTTCAGATGTAGTAAAGAGTTCGCGTAGATCGGCAACGATTCTGTCTTGTTCTATCCAGTCGATATCGAGTACGATCCGCATTCCTGCGAGGTCTTGGATGTTTGGTAGCGAGCCGCCGCCGGATCGTTTTAATTTCTCGAGAATCGTGCCGGTATTCTTCACGCGTGGCGTTGCATTGATTGATAGTGTACTTTGTACTAGCTCTACTGCTTCGCTCAAGGATTCGTCATAAATACTTAGCAAATCATGAAGTTGCTCGATATGCTGCGGATCGGACGGATTCGACTTGGTCAGATTCTTTCCGAGCCTTGCGATTTGTGACTTCGTCCATTTCGCTTCGGAGGGCATGCGTCATTCTTGCATAGTTGGAGCTGTGCCGCTCCCGCTGACTGCGCAGGCTCGTCGACAGTTGCTGCTCGGTCGCGCCTCACTTCTCCGTCGAAGGTCATCAATGCCGTCAACACGATTGCTACTATGCTAATCGCGTGACGGAGTACCCGGAGGCACTTAAGTGGAATCCCAGGGGCACCGCCGACGGTGTAGCCCGTTGCTTGTCGACGCGGACGACAAGCTCATTGAGCGTCTTCCGCGCTTTCGTCCACGCGGCCTCGTCAGTGCCTTTGATGGTCTCTCGGAGATAGACCCTTTTCCCTGTGACGGGGTCCTGTCCCGCGTACACCTTGACCCGGAGCGTGCCCGCTCGCTCCTCGATCTGGCCCCGCTGCCGACCTCATCTGCGCGTGAACGACCCATAGTCCCAGGTTGCTCGCACCCCGGCCGCGCTCAATGATCAACATGTTCGATTGTTCGTGCTGGTCAAGAGTGGTGCCCCCGGTCAGAGTCGAACTGACACTGGACGGATTTTGAGTCCGCTGCCTCTGCCGGTTGGGCTACGGGGGCGTCGGGGGAGGACTCTACGCGATCACCTCGAACACGCGCGCGAGGGTTGCCGCTACCGGGTGATGTCAGCGCCGTCACGTCCGGCCTGGGGTTCACGGGGGATACGCGACGGTAGGCTTCAGGCTTCCCGTTTCCGGTAGCAAGGAGGACCCCGGTGACCGATGTGGCTACCGAGGCCCAAGGTCCCGCTCCCCGTCGGGTGCTGGTGGCCGAGGATGAGGCGTTGATCCGGCTCGACCTGGTCGAGATGCTCCGGGAAGAGGGGTACGAGGTCGCCGGTGAGGCCGGTGACGGTGAAGAGGCTGTGCGGCTGGCCGGTGAGCTCAAGCCCGACTTGGTGATCCTCGACGTCAAGATGCCCAAGATGGACGGTATCGAGGCCGCCACCATGATCGCCGGTGAGCGGATCGCTCCCGTGGTCATGTTGACCGCGTTCAGCCAGCGCGACCTGGTCGAGCGGGCCCGCGACGCCGGTGCCATGGCTTATCTCGTCAAGCCCTTCGCCAAGCACGACCTGGTGCCCGCGATCGAGCTGGCAGTCAGCCGCTTCTCCGAGCTGCAGGCCCTCGAGACCGAGGTCGCCGGGCTGACCGAACGCCTGGAGACCCGCAAGGTCATCGAGCGCGCCAAGGGGCTGCTGATGAGCAAGCAGGGCCTCTCCGAGCCGGAGGCGTTCCGCTGGATCCAGCGCACCGCGATGGACCGCCGCACCACCATGAAGGCGGTCGCCGAGGCCGTAGTGGAGAACATCAACTAGACGACGGTGAAGCTCTCCAGCACCGACGTCCGGTCCCCATCCACCCCGATCACCCGCGCCTCCAGCACGTGTCTGCCCGACGTGAACCCGTTGAGCGACAACGGGATCGAGTAGGTCCCACCCGGTGACGGCCCGCCGATCGACGTCGGCAGGCTCGCGACCATCCGCCCGTCGGCCCACAGCTGGAACCCCTGCACGCCCGCCACCGCCCCGGTGTCCCATTGGGACCGTTCCCCGGCGAGCCGCACCGTGACCACGAGCCTTCCCTGCGGGGTCACCGTCGGCGCCGGCATCGGGACTCCGCCCGAGTCGCCCAGTTCGAT is drawn from Actinokineospora alba and contains these coding sequences:
- a CDS encoding nucleotidyltransferase family protein, whose translation is MPSEAKWTKSQIARLGKNLTKSNPSDPQHIEQLHDLLSIYDESLSEAVELVQSTLSINATPRVKNTGTILEKLKRSGGGSLPNIQDLAGMRIVLDIDWIEQDRIVADLRELFTTSENKKPKEYDRRVTPLQGYRAVHLVVFHNNLPVEIQIRTKLQHQWANLYEKLADIVGRGIRYGERPERWTTIIDTLAKTRGGQDVTSDSEASLELIPSIINVVQRQADEIAAHEFASTLAKNPSFAETLPMIYESLPTEIQIDENVQMIERSIAEINRSVTTLTDLRAKYEPLFTKVWETVRSERVLEVARLLTAQLEAQHGLPMPEEVQQYINNYVDGKIDEIVEKLHNENELPGVH
- a CDS encoding sugar phosphate isomerase/epimerase family protein, which produces MSRPITLFTGQWADLPFDEVCALAAKWGYDGVEIACSGDHFEVDRAVGEDGYVEAKLAQLDRHGLKVFAISNHLVGQAICDDPIDFRHQAILPTRIWGDGEPEGVRQRAAADMADAARAAAKLGVDTVVGFTGSKIWKYVAMFPPVPESVIEDGYADFARRWNPILDVFDEVGVRFAHEVHPSEIAYDYWTTKRAMAAVGNRPAFGLNWDPSHFVWQDLDPVGFILDFADRIYHVDCKDTRKRFDGRNGRLGSHLPWGNPRRGWDFVSTGHGDVPWEDCFRALNAIGYRGPISVEWEDAGMDRLRGAQEAVTFVRNLVFDPPTASFDAAFSTQTDDSDR
- a CDS encoding alkaline phosphatase family protein, with amino-acid sequence MKPLVVIDVVGMTPRLLAHMPNLARVGSRGWQAELGTVLPAVTCSVQSTLLTGRTPAETGIVGNGWYFRDLGEIHLWRQHNALVAGEKVWETARRAHPGYTAANVCWWYAMGATTDLTVTPRPIYHADGRKSPDCYTRPPELHDRLTGSLGAFPLFQYWGPTASIGSSRWIVGAARTILAEDRPDLLLVYVPHLDYDLQRFGPDSPQAITAARDVDAAIAPLLADAEAAGATVVALSEYGITAARKPVDINRALRAQGLLEVYTQAGMEYLDPWTSRAFAVADHQLAHVYVADPADVPRVRAILGELPGVDTLLDRAAQATVGLDHPRSGELVAIAEPDAWFTYYYWNDDSRAPDFARGVDIHRKPGYDPAELFFDPADPLVKAKAGLTLARKKVGLRYTMKAVPLDPSCVRGTHGRLPDRAADGPVLLCSDPAAPAAVERDGRIAATDVRDLLLTLQGLPVKEFVR
- the eboE gene encoding metabolite traffic protein EboE, with translation MPAYCTNVHPAEDLPGIVAQLDRHAVPVREELGADTLALGLWLSAPVARALASDAIARRGFRAELDARGLTVSTLNAFPYGGFHDDVVKHAVYLPTWTDPARLSYTADCATVLADLLPDSADYGSISTLPLAWREPWTTADDADARAAFAEITDVLRMASARPIRLAVEPEPGCVLDTVADAIGWLAGHVDPDHVGICLDTCHLAVSFADPAETVASIHRAGLSVVKVQASAALHVGEPGTDEARTALAAFAEPRYLHQVRENTPAGVLAADDLPDALDTLPAAHPWRVHFHLPLHAAPPEPLTATTGVLLAAMAALRSTVEVMPHVEVETYTWSVLPGFDQTSLSSGIAAELRWAASNLGVAV
- a CDS encoding ANTAR domain-containing response regulator, with amino-acid sequence MTDVATEAQGPAPRRVLVAEDEALIRLDLVEMLREEGYEVAGEAGDGEEAVRLAGELKPDLVILDVKMPKMDGIEAATMIAGERIAPVVMLTAFSQRDLVERARDAGAMAYLVKPFAKHDLVPAIELAVSRFSELQALETEVAGLTERLETRKVIERAKGLLMSKQGLSEPEAFRWIQRTAMDRRTTMKAVAEAVVENIN